GCGGCGCCCACTGCGAAAATCCGCTGAAGGGGACCGAGACCAGCGTGGCGAAAAGAAACGTATAGAGGGATATGGTCATGGCGTTGTATTTTCGGAGGGCGTATTTACCGAAAATACTGTAAAGCGCGTAAAAGAATCCCGCGCCGACGCCAAAGCCATGCCCAGACAGGGACAGAACCCCCTGAAAAGCCGGTAGCGCCCCGGCCACGAAGGCGCAGCCGAGGATAGAAAACACAAGGGCTGCGATTTTGATTTTCGTCAGGGCCTCCCCGAAAAGTAACCGCGAAAAAAGTATTGCAAAAAACGGGGCCGTATACAAGAGTATCGTAGCGATGGAAACACCCGATTCGTCAATTGCCCGAAAGAGGCAGTAATTGAAAAACATGACGCTGACAACCCCGGTACCGACAAAATACCGGCAATCGGCTGGTCTTATGACAAGAGCGCGCCGGTCTTTACAGAAAATCCAGATCAGGAGACCCAAAAAGGCCGTCAGCATTCGGGCGGCTACGACCTGCATCGGGGTGAAACCCGCCGAGTACAGGTTTTTTACAAAAAATCCGATGATCCCCCAGAGAAAAGCCCCCGCGAGGATCGAAAGGCATGCGTTTTTTTTCGTCAATGTGC
The window above is part of the Fusobacteriaceae bacterium genome. Proteins encoded here:
- a CDS encoding DMT family transporter, with amino-acid sequence MTKKNACLSILAGAFLWGIIGFFVKNLYSAGFTPMQVVAARMLTAFLGLLIWIFCKDRRALVIRPADCRYFVGTGVVSVMFFNYCLFRAIDESGVSIATILLYTAPFFAILFSRLLFGEALTKIKIAALVFSILGCAFVAGALPAFQGVLSLSGHGFGVGAGFFYALYSIFGKYALRKYNAMTISLYTFLFATLVSVPFSGFSQWAPLLLHGKIALYVAGLGILSTILAFMLYTKGLEAIEAGRASIIASVEPVVAAVMSFLVFGERLGPWQYFGIGLVIGSIVLLQGS